One Armatimonadota bacterium genomic window carries:
- a CDS encoding ATP-binding cassette domain-containing protein, whose translation MSSKSILSVKDLSVTYPVHGGEVHALDGVSLEIEAGEIVAVVGESGCGKTTLAKAILGLQPTSGGTIKLMGSVVEGTTRDMARKVGMVWQDPYASLNPRWMVKRSMAEPGVLTQTPVDIPALITEVGLDTRFADRYPHELSGGQRQRVAIGRALALQPPLVICDEPTSALDLSIRAQILNLLKDIRSQKGCAFLYISHDLTTVRFLADRIMVMYLGRIVESGPTDEIFSNPKHPYTKALLESAPTLDKLMFLPDPLEGEIPDPKLRIRGCRFASRCVRRQDICADVDPPETVEGERSYFCHNPN comes from the coding sequence TTGAGCAGTAAATCGATCTTATCCGTCAAAGACCTCAGCGTCACGTACCCGGTGCATGGGGGAGAAGTTCATGCCCTTGACGGTGTCTCGTTGGAGATTGAAGCGGGAGAGATCGTGGCGGTAGTCGGCGAGAGCGGCTGCGGCAAGACGACGCTGGCAAAAGCGATTTTGGGTTTGCAACCGACTTCGGGCGGGACGATCAAGCTGATGGGGTCGGTGGTCGAAGGGACGACGCGCGACATGGCGCGGAAAGTCGGCATGGTTTGGCAAGACCCGTATGCTTCGCTGAATCCGCGCTGGATGGTGAAGCGGTCGATGGCGGAGCCAGGAGTTCTGACCCAGACGCCGGTGGACATTCCCGCGCTGATTACCGAAGTTGGGCTCGATACTCGCTTTGCCGACCGATATCCCCACGAGTTGAGCGGTGGTCAACGGCAGAGGGTGGCGATCGGGCGGGCGTTGGCGCTACAACCGCCGTTGGTCATCTGCGATGAGCCAACATCGGCGCTGGACTTGAGCATCCGCGCTCAGATTTTGAATTTGCTGAAGGACATTCGAAGCCAAAAGGGGTGTGCCTTCCTGTACATCTCGCATGACCTAACGACGGTGCGGTTCTTGGCGGACCGAATCATGGTTATGTACCTGGGGCGGATTGTGGAGTCCGGGCCGACGGATGAGATCTTCTCCAATCCCAAGCACCCTTACACGAAGGCTCTGTTGGAATCGGCACCGACACTGGACAAACTGATGTTCTTGCCCGACCCGCTGGAGGGCGAGATTCCCGATCCGAAGTTGCGGATTCGCGGATGTCGGTTCGCGTCGCGATGCGTGCGACGGCAGGATATTTGCGCCGATGTCGATCCGCCGGAGACCGTGGAAGGGGAGCGGTCGTACTTCTGCCATAACCCGAATTAG
- the rbsK gene encoding ribokinase → MPWEPLRPASRPAKRTLEFGGQPRGERRTCVFFTTMDEVSILVVGSSVLDQVSRVERFPHPGESVRGSDVQHFAGGKGANQAVAVARLGAKTTFCSCVGNDANGHEMIQSMRAEGIDCQHTEFLQSTPTGTALIALNDEGQNMIIACLGANMKFSPDFAFKVAHENLHHVLLLQAEIPLETVRAAAEASQGIVVFNPAPSISVPASIYPLVDYLTPNEHEAAHLVDHPVNTIDDARRAAEELLARGCRNVVITVGPQGAYYMNENEAGHVKAPKVNVVDTVGAGDCFNGALAFAIAHNTPLHEAVNFAVGCASISVTYLGAQSGLPYWDALPLGLKAHLQSPQSV, encoded by the coding sequence ATGCCGTGGGAGCCGCTTCGCCCGGCGTCTCGTCCAGCAAAAAGAACGCTGGAGTTTGGAGGACAGCCCCGAGGAGAACGCAGAACATGTGTATTCTTTACAACAATGGATGAAGTCTCGATTCTTGTTGTTGGGAGCAGTGTACTCGACCAAGTTTCGAGAGTTGAACGTTTCCCTCATCCCGGCGAAAGCGTGCGCGGTTCCGACGTCCAGCACTTCGCTGGCGGCAAGGGGGCCAACCAGGCCGTCGCCGTGGCTCGCCTTGGCGCAAAAACCACTTTCTGCAGTTGCGTCGGCAACGACGCCAACGGCCACGAGATGATCCAGTCGATGCGCGCCGAAGGTATCGATTGCCAGCACACCGAATTCCTGCAATCCACGCCCACTGGCACCGCGCTCATCGCCCTCAACGATGAAGGTCAGAACATGATCATTGCCTGTCTGGGTGCGAACATGAAGTTCAGCCCCGACTTCGCCTTCAAAGTCGCCCACGAGAACCTGCACCACGTTCTCCTCCTCCAGGCCGAGATTCCCCTCGAAACCGTCCGCGCCGCCGCCGAAGCCAGTCAAGGCATCGTCGTTTTCAACCCCGCTCCGTCAATCTCCGTCCCCGCCTCGATCTATCCGCTAGTGGACTATCTCACCCCCAACGAACACGAGGCCGCCCACCTAGTCGACCACCCCGTCAACACCATCGACGACGCTCGCCGCGCTGCCGAAGAGCTTCTCGCCCGCGGATGCCGCAACGTCGTCATCACCGTCGGCCCCCAGGGTGCCTACTACATGAACGAAAACGAGGCTGGGCACGTCAAGGCCCCCAAAGTGAATGTTGTGGATACCGTCGGCGCGGGTGACTGCTTCAATGGTGCGTTAGCCTTCGCCATCGCCCACAATACGCCGCTTCACGAAGCCGTCAACTTCGCCGTGGGTTGTGCGTCAATTTCTGTGACGTATCTTGGAGCCCAATCTGGGCTTCCCTATTGGGACGCGCTTCCGCTCGGCCTCAAGGCCCATCTTCAAAGCCCGCAATCTGTTTAA
- the phoU gene encoding phosphate signaling complex protein PhoU, translating into MDSVNYARQNFDRELAELEHELLAMASGVERMMADASNALIKLDPALAHEAILQDDAIDQMELAIEAKCMKIIGLQNPAGNDLRQVGACLKIITDLERCADLAVDLAKAALKIDNEQGRSDIIDLGKFATLCRKMIHEALEAYVRRDLDRVQEVADMENQADGLYRELRAQVFLLMRRDPDFVVAHGWLFLAIHHLERIADHSVNIAERVHYMVTGELKQIAGFEDGP; encoded by the coding sequence ATGGACAGTGTAAATTACGCCCGACAGAACTTTGACCGAGAGTTGGCCGAACTCGAGCATGAATTGCTGGCGATGGCGAGCGGCGTCGAGCGGATGATGGCGGACGCTTCGAATGCGCTCATCAAGCTCGATCCAGCGTTGGCTCACGAAGCGATCCTGCAAGACGACGCCATCGACCAAATGGAACTGGCGATCGAAGCCAAATGCATGAAGATCATCGGGCTCCAGAACCCGGCGGGGAACGACCTGCGGCAGGTCGGCGCCTGCTTAAAGATCATCACGGACTTGGAGCGGTGCGCGGACTTGGCGGTCGACCTGGCCAAAGCGGCGCTGAAGATCGATAACGAGCAAGGGCGGTCCGACATTATCGATTTAGGCAAGTTTGCGACTTTGTGTCGCAAGATGATCCATGAGGCGCTAGAGGCGTACGTTCGCCGCGACCTGGACCGCGTTCAGGAGGTTGCCGATATGGAAAACCAGGCAGACGGTCTTTACCGTGAACTGCGGGCGCAGGTATTCCTGTTGATGCGGCGCGATCCCGACTTCGTGGTGGCGCACGGCTGGCTGTTCTTGGCGATCCACCACTTGGAGCGCATCGCCGACCACAGCGTGAACATCGCGGAGCGGGTTCATTACATGGTGACGGGCGAACTTAAACAGATTGCGGGCTTTGAAGATGGGCCTTGA